The proteins below come from a single Juglans regia cultivar Chandler chromosome 12, Walnut 2.0, whole genome shotgun sequence genomic window:
- the LOC109005919 gene encoding SAC3 family protein B isoform X1: MYSAYTGFGKDSGPNRPPESHVPNFGSFSRPPSDSPSTPLFPIPAPLRSPSPRAPGTLQRVPSPPLALESSGPAVSSAYQRSLGVRRGPEAALSRPLTLESYHSAVSPPYSSAGVHRGPEAGFSRPLALESTRSAASPPNSSTGVHGQQFLHTDRPASFSTSLDNRPILPGGYANYVAYQNQSSVSPYLGSYASGRGFLTNHEGVQVLKRNRSPPLPAGSEVPREDSHFSGNGSRRSKFVSATDSQIHLRFPTPATNPDSEVVATKRTSSPALKRTRSPSSLPSGQLFPENSFSTQDDTEREMEAKAKRLARFKVELSQNVQGNPDFADQLDSANRNEETIAERKKYAGNQSAELTGDFSHAHVLSDFDGHEPSTIIIGMCPDMCPESERAERERKGDLDQYERVGGDRNQTSKSLAVKKYTRTAEREASLIRPMPILQETIDYLLNLLDQPYDDRFLGIYNFLWDRMRAIRMDLRMQHIFDHGAILMLEQMIRLHIIAMHELCEHTKGEGFSEGFDAHLNIEQMNKTSVELFQIYDDHRKKGISVPTEKEFRGYYALLKLDKHPGYKVEAAELSLDLAKMTPEIRQTPEVLFARDVARSCRTGNFIAFFRLARRASYLQACLMHAHFAKLRTLALASLHSGLQNNQGLPVSHVAKWLGMEEEDIESLLQYHGFSIKVFEEPYMMKEGPFLNRDKDYPTKCSELVYLKRSGSIVEDVLPPTQAISLPAEAVSIPSDERESSVCTSNEEMADLETFSSSTDSQQRQPVIISPTVTKQSQNDHQAAGASNPPWGFSLSHSSPKSQLAKVEIVAKQNFDDLFRNSLERNMHFQKEAMTLQDVSKTAVKERYSDGKKDCEVEKIGPPSVVINRLEDAEPSDIHKENTYQNDIHKENDVSTVPANDHAEETAEAKLKLFLRLWKRRCAKRRLFRKQMQVAASAALDSLSLGPPIQQKKEQPSNFGEFDIDHVMRERHKKHAESWSRLNVSDVIAGTLSKRNPDAKCLCWKIIVCSQMNNLEKVKLEQRSQVALPAAWLLSKLMPSSKNEDDNDLLMSSPGLSIWSKWVPSRDGAYQTCCLSVVKETEFDILDETVSGASAVLFLVSEKLPWKHQRVRLQDLLMSIPSGSCLPLLILSCSNKEETSDSFSIVANELDLHNIDKSRISSFRVVSLILNLQMEHADGFFSDEQLREGLKWLASESPLQPALHNLRTRELVLSHLNSSLEVLERKNDFEVGPNNCISAFNEALDCSLGKINATAIADPIGWPCPEIALLEESSDERRSVKWYLPKIGWNSLGKIEPLLCALRDSKLPSFTDDISWLARGSYMGKEIKNQRLMLENCLIRYLTQSSKMMRYEEAMKEASIMLQKSARLELYNSSYRIVPNWVMIFRRIFNWRLMNLSSGTFSVAYVLECHIAPPVAGDVDMLRLEGSLTSPYYTSHPSLDEIIEVGCSPSSPGGGQPPPEQLQPLAWMPLHGEVCEAAEDERGIKQDGNLAITTDTSYRLDNTSTEIMVGGEASKEAENLSKLLEQCDIMQNMVDNKLSIYF, encoded by the exons ATGTACTCGGCGTATACGGGATTTGGCAAGGATTCTGGTCCAAATCGACCACCCGAATCCCACGTACCCAACTTTGGATCTTTCTCTCGCCCCCCGTCTGACTCTCCTTCTACTCCACTCTTTCCCATTCCCGCCCCTCTGCGATCTCCCAGTCCCAg GGCACCTGGAACTCTACAGAGAGTGCCATCGCCTCCTTTGGCTTTAGAGAGCAGCGGCCCTGCAgtcagttctgcttaccaaagaTCTCTTGGAGTTCGTAG GGGACCTGAAGCTGCATTGTCACGCCCGCTAACTCTTGAGAGCTACCATTCTGCTGTGAGTCCTCCTTATTCATCCGCAGGAGTCCATAG GGGACCTGAAGCTGGGTTTTCACGTCCATTAGCTCTTGAAAGCACCCGTTCTGCTGCAAGTCCTCCTAATTCATCCACAGGAGTCCATGGGCAACAATTCTTGCACACTGATAG GCCTGCTTCATTTTCGACTTCATTGGATAATAGGCCCATATTGCCTGGCGGTTATGCCAACTATGTGGCTTATCAAAACCAATCCTCGGTCTCACCTTATTTAGGTTCTTATGCCTCTGGAAGGGGCTTTTTAACTAATCATGAGGGTGTTCAAGTCTTGAAAAGAAACAGATCCCCACCTTTACCAGCTGGGAGTGAAGTGCCgcgggaagattcacatttctCTGGAAATGGCTCTAGAAG GTCAAAATTTGTTTCTGCCACTGATTCTCAAATTCATCTAAGGTTTCCAACTCCTGCAACCAATCCTGATTCTGAAGTTGTGGCAACCAAGCGCACCAGCTCCCCTGCTCTCAAAAGAACAAGGTCACCTTCTTCACTTCCTAGCGGTCAACTCTTTCCAGAAAATTCCTTTTCCACCCAAGATGATACTGAACG AGAGATGGAAGCCAAGGCAAAGCGATTGGCCCGTTTCAAGGTTGAATTAAGTCAAAATGTGCAAGGCAATCCTGATTTTGCAGACCAACTAGATTCTGCAAATAGAAATGAAGAGACTATAGCAGAGAGGAAAAAATATGCTGGAAACCAGTCTGCAGAACTGACAGGGGATTTCTCCCATGCCCATGTTTTATCTGATTTTGATGGCCATGAACCATCTACTATTATTATTGGAATGTGTCCAGACATGTGTCCGG AGTCAGAAAGGGCAGAACGTGAAAGAAAGGGAGATCTAGACCAGTATGAACGAGTGGGTGGCGATAGAAACCAAACCAGCAAATCCCTTGCTGTAAAGAAG TATACTAGGACAGCTGAGAGGGAGGCGAGTTTGATACGTCCCATGCCAATCCTGCAGGAAACAATTGATTATCTGCTTAATTTGCTAGATCAGCCATATGATGACAGGTTTCTTGGCATATATAACTTCTTGTGGGATAGGATGAGGGCAATCCGAATGGACCTGAGGATGCAGCACATTTTCGACCACGGGGCTATTCTTATGCTGGAGCAGATG ATAAGACTTCACATAATTGCGATGCATGAATTATGTGAACACACCAAAGGAGAAGGCTTTTCTGAGGGATTTGATGCACACCTCAACATTGAACAGATGAATAAAACATCAGTTGAGTTGTTCCAAATCTATGATGATCACAGAAAGAAAGGCATAAGTGTGCCAACAGAAAAAGAGTTCCGGGGTTATTATGCACTTCTCAAACTGGACAAACATCCTGGATATAAA GTTGAAGCAGCAGAGCTCTCGCTCGATCTTGCAAAAATGACTCCAGAGATAAGACAGACTCCAGAAGTGCTATTTGCCCGTGATGTGGCAAG ATCTTGCAGAACAGGTAATTTTATTGCCTTCTTCCGGCTTGCTAGAAGGGCGAGTTACCTTCAAGCATGCCTTATGCATGCTCACTTCGCAAAG CTACGCACCCTGGCACTTGCTTCTCTACACTCGGGACTACAGAATAACCAAGGTCTCCCTGTTTCCCATGTTGCTAAGTGGCTTGGGATGGAG GAAGAGGACATTGAAAGTCTCTTACAGTATCATGGGTTCTCAATAAAGGTATTTGAGGAGCCTTATATGATGAAGGAAGGCCCATTTCTCAATCGGGATAAGGACTATCCTACCAAGTGTTCTGaacttgtttatttgaaaagGTCAGGGAGtatagttgaggatgttttacCTCCAACGCAAGCCATATCATTACCTGCTGAAGCTGTATCTATCCCTTCTGATGAAAGGGAAAGTTCTGTCTGTACAAGTAATGAAGAAATGGCTGATCTTGAAACCTTTTCATCCTCAACTGATAGCCAACAACGGCAGCCAGTAATCATCTCTCCAACAGTTACCAAACAGAGTCAAAATGACCATCAGGCAGCTGGAGCCTCTAATCCGCCTTGGGGTTTTTCGTTATCCCACAGTTCCCCTAAATCCCAGCTTGCTAAAGTTGAAATTGtagcaaaacaaaattttgatgATCTTTTCAGAAACTCCCTTGAAAGAAACATGCATTTTCAGAAGGAAGCAATGACGCTGCAGGATGTGTCAAAAACAGCTGTCAAAGAGAGATACTCGGATGGCAAAAAGGATTGTGAGGTGGAAAAAATTGGCCCCCCAAGCGTGGTTATTAATCGTTTGGAAGATGCAGAACCTTCAGATATTCATAAAGAAAATACTTATCAAAATGACattcataaagaaaatgatgttAGCACAGTTCCGGCAAATGATCATGCGGAAGAAACTGCTGAGGCAAAACTCAAGTTGTTCTTAAG GTTATGGAAGCGGCGTTGTGCAAAGCGACGGTTGTTCCGCAAACAAATGCAGGTAGCAGCAAGTGCTGCATTAGACTCATTATCATTGGGGCCGCCAATTCAACAGAAAAAGGAG CAACCGAGCAATTTTGGCGAGTTTGACATTGATCATGTTATGCGGGAGAGACATAAAAAGCATGCAGAATCATGGTCAAGACTTAATGTTTCAGATGTCATAGCTGGTACACTGAGCAAAAGAAATCCAGATGCTAAATGCCTATGCTGGAAAATTATTGTATGTTCTCAGATGAACAACCtggaaaaagttaaattggAGCAGAGGAGCCAAGTTGCTTTGCCTGCGGCATGGTTGCTTTCAAAACTCATGCCTTCCAGCAAAAATGAAGATGATAACGATCTGTTGATGTCATCTCCTGGGCTGTCAATATGGAGCAAATGGGTTCCTAGCCGAGATGGTGCATATCAGACCTGCTGCTTGTCTGTTGTCAAGGAAACAGAATTTGATATTCTAGATGAGACAGTATCCGGTGCAAGTGCGGTATTGTTCCTTGTATCTGAAAAGCTCCCATGGAAGCATCAAAGAGTCCGGCTTCAGGACCTTCTAATGTCAATACCTTCTGGTTCTTGCCTGCCCCTTCTGATTTTAAGTTGCTCAAACAAGGAAGAGACTTCAGATTCTTTCTCTATTGTGGCAAATGAATTGGACCTTCATAATATCGACAAGTCAAGGATAAGTAGCTTTCGGGTTGTTTCCCTCATTTTGAATCTCCAGATGGAACACGCAGATGGGTTTTTTAGTGACGAGCAATTAAGGGAAGGACTAAAATGGCTGGCAAGTGAATCACCCCTGCAACCTGCCCTGCATAATTTGAGAACACGAGAACTGGTTCTTTCTCACTTGAATTCTTCATTGGAGGTGCTTGAGAGAAAGAATGATTTTGAAGTGGGTCCTAATAATTGTATCTCTGCCTTCAATGAAGCCCTAGATTGTTCCTTGGGAAAAATCAATGCTACTGCAATCGCAGATCCTATTGGCTGGCCTTGTCCTGAGATTGCTTTGCTGGAGGAGTCTAGTGATGAACGCAGAAGTGTGAAGTGGTACTTACCGAAAATAGGATGGAATTCACTGGGAAAAATTGAACCACTGCTGTGTGCTCTAAGGGACTCTAAACTTCCATCTTTTACTGACGATATATCCTGGTTGGCCAGAGGATCTTATATGGGTAAGGAGATTAAGAACCAGAGATTAATGCTTGAAAATTGCTTGATCAGATACCTGACGCAATCAAGTAAGATGATGAGATATGAGGAGGCAATGAAGGAGGCATCCATAATGCTACAAAAAAGTGCTCGCCTTGAGCTTTATAACTCGAGTTACCGTATTGTTCCAAACTGGGTTATGATTTTCCGCAGAATTTTCAATTGGCGGTTAATGAATTTATCAAGTGGAACCTTCTCCGTGGCCTATGTTTTGGAGTGTCATATAGCTCCTCCTGTTGCGGGAGATGTTGATATGTTGAGGCTTGAAGGGAGTTTAACTTCACCTTATTATACAAGTCATCCATCGCTGGATGAAATAATTGAAGTTGGCTGCAGCCCCTCGTCACCGGGTGGGGGTCAGCCACCGCCAGAGCAGTTACAACCTCTTGCATGGATGCCCTTGCATGGTGAGGTTTGCGAGGCTGCTGAGGATGAAAGGGGTATTAAACAGGATGGCAATTTGGCGATCACCACTGACACGTCTTACAGATTAGACAATACTAGTACTGAAATAATGGTGGGTGGCGAAGCTTCCAAGGAAGCCGAAAATTTAAGCAAGTTACTGGAGCAGTGTGATATAATGCAGAACATGGTAGACAATAAGTtgtctatttatttttga
- the LOC109005919 gene encoding SAC3 family protein B isoform X3, with translation MYSAYTGFGKDSGPNRPPESHVPNFGSFSRPPSDSPSTPLFPIPAPLRSPSPRGPEAALSRPLTLESYHSAVSPPYSSAGVHRGPEAGFSRPLALESTRSAASPPNSSTGVHGQQFLHTDRPASFSTSLDNRPILPGGYANYVAYQNQSSVSPYLGSYASGRGFLTNHEGVQVLKRNRSPPLPAGSEVPREDSHFSGNGSRRSKFVSATDSQIHLRFPTPATNPDSEVVATKRTSSPALKRTRSPSSLPSGQLFPENSFSTQDDTEREMEAKAKRLARFKVELSQNVQGNPDFADQLDSANRNEETIAERKKYAGNQSAELTGDFSHAHVLSDFDGHEPSTIIIGMCPDMCPESERAERERKGDLDQYERVGGDRNQTSKSLAVKKYTRTAEREASLIRPMPILQETIDYLLNLLDQPYDDRFLGIYNFLWDRMRAIRMDLRMQHIFDHGAILMLEQMIRLHIIAMHELCEHTKGEGFSEGFDAHLNIEQMNKTSVELFQIYDDHRKKGISVPTEKEFRGYYALLKLDKHPGYKVEAAELSLDLAKMTPEIRQTPEVLFARDVARSCRTGNFIAFFRLARRASYLQACLMHAHFAKLRTLALASLHSGLQNNQGLPVSHVAKWLGMEEEDIESLLQYHGFSIKVFEEPYMMKEGPFLNRDKDYPTKCSELVYLKRSGSIVEDVLPPTQAISLPAEAVSIPSDERESSVCTSNEEMADLETFSSSTDSQQRQPVIISPTVTKQSQNDHQAAGASNPPWGFSLSHSSPKSQLAKVEIVAKQNFDDLFRNSLERNMHFQKEAMTLQDVSKTAVKERYSDGKKDCEVEKIGPPSVVINRLEDAEPSDIHKENTYQNDIHKENDVSTVPANDHAEETAEAKLKLFLRLWKRRCAKRRLFRKQMQVAASAALDSLSLGPPIQQKKEQPSNFGEFDIDHVMRERHKKHAESWSRLNVSDVIAGTLSKRNPDAKCLCWKIIVCSQMNNLEKVKLEQRSQVALPAAWLLSKLMPSSKNEDDNDLLMSSPGLSIWSKWVPSRDGAYQTCCLSVVKETEFDILDETVSGASAVLFLVSEKLPWKHQRVRLQDLLMSIPSGSCLPLLILSCSNKEETSDSFSIVANELDLHNIDKSRISSFRVVSLILNLQMEHADGFFSDEQLREGLKWLASESPLQPALHNLRTRELVLSHLNSSLEVLERKNDFEVGPNNCISAFNEALDCSLGKINATAIADPIGWPCPEIALLEESSDERRSVKWYLPKIGWNSLGKIEPLLCALRDSKLPSFTDDISWLARGSYMGKEIKNQRLMLENCLIRYLTQSSKMMRYEEAMKEASIMLQKSARLELYNSSYRIVPNWVMIFRRIFNWRLMNLSSGTFSVAYVLECHIAPPVAGDVDMLRLEGSLTSPYYTSHPSLDEIIEVGCSPSSPGGGQPPPEQLQPLAWMPLHGEVCEAAEDERGIKQDGNLAITTDTSYRLDNTSTEIMVGGEASKEAENLSKLLEQCDIMQNMVDNKLSIYF, from the exons ATGTACTCGGCGTATACGGGATTTGGCAAGGATTCTGGTCCAAATCGACCACCCGAATCCCACGTACCCAACTTTGGATCTTTCTCTCGCCCCCCGTCTGACTCTCCTTCTACTCCACTCTTTCCCATTCCCGCCCCTCTGCGATCTCCCAGTCCCAg GGGACCTGAAGCTGCATTGTCACGCCCGCTAACTCTTGAGAGCTACCATTCTGCTGTGAGTCCTCCTTATTCATCCGCAGGAGTCCATAG GGGACCTGAAGCTGGGTTTTCACGTCCATTAGCTCTTGAAAGCACCCGTTCTGCTGCAAGTCCTCCTAATTCATCCACAGGAGTCCATGGGCAACAATTCTTGCACACTGATAG GCCTGCTTCATTTTCGACTTCATTGGATAATAGGCCCATATTGCCTGGCGGTTATGCCAACTATGTGGCTTATCAAAACCAATCCTCGGTCTCACCTTATTTAGGTTCTTATGCCTCTGGAAGGGGCTTTTTAACTAATCATGAGGGTGTTCAAGTCTTGAAAAGAAACAGATCCCCACCTTTACCAGCTGGGAGTGAAGTGCCgcgggaagattcacatttctCTGGAAATGGCTCTAGAAG GTCAAAATTTGTTTCTGCCACTGATTCTCAAATTCATCTAAGGTTTCCAACTCCTGCAACCAATCCTGATTCTGAAGTTGTGGCAACCAAGCGCACCAGCTCCCCTGCTCTCAAAAGAACAAGGTCACCTTCTTCACTTCCTAGCGGTCAACTCTTTCCAGAAAATTCCTTTTCCACCCAAGATGATACTGAACG AGAGATGGAAGCCAAGGCAAAGCGATTGGCCCGTTTCAAGGTTGAATTAAGTCAAAATGTGCAAGGCAATCCTGATTTTGCAGACCAACTAGATTCTGCAAATAGAAATGAAGAGACTATAGCAGAGAGGAAAAAATATGCTGGAAACCAGTCTGCAGAACTGACAGGGGATTTCTCCCATGCCCATGTTTTATCTGATTTTGATGGCCATGAACCATCTACTATTATTATTGGAATGTGTCCAGACATGTGTCCGG AGTCAGAAAGGGCAGAACGTGAAAGAAAGGGAGATCTAGACCAGTATGAACGAGTGGGTGGCGATAGAAACCAAACCAGCAAATCCCTTGCTGTAAAGAAG TATACTAGGACAGCTGAGAGGGAGGCGAGTTTGATACGTCCCATGCCAATCCTGCAGGAAACAATTGATTATCTGCTTAATTTGCTAGATCAGCCATATGATGACAGGTTTCTTGGCATATATAACTTCTTGTGGGATAGGATGAGGGCAATCCGAATGGACCTGAGGATGCAGCACATTTTCGACCACGGGGCTATTCTTATGCTGGAGCAGATG ATAAGACTTCACATAATTGCGATGCATGAATTATGTGAACACACCAAAGGAGAAGGCTTTTCTGAGGGATTTGATGCACACCTCAACATTGAACAGATGAATAAAACATCAGTTGAGTTGTTCCAAATCTATGATGATCACAGAAAGAAAGGCATAAGTGTGCCAACAGAAAAAGAGTTCCGGGGTTATTATGCACTTCTCAAACTGGACAAACATCCTGGATATAAA GTTGAAGCAGCAGAGCTCTCGCTCGATCTTGCAAAAATGACTCCAGAGATAAGACAGACTCCAGAAGTGCTATTTGCCCGTGATGTGGCAAG ATCTTGCAGAACAGGTAATTTTATTGCCTTCTTCCGGCTTGCTAGAAGGGCGAGTTACCTTCAAGCATGCCTTATGCATGCTCACTTCGCAAAG CTACGCACCCTGGCACTTGCTTCTCTACACTCGGGACTACAGAATAACCAAGGTCTCCCTGTTTCCCATGTTGCTAAGTGGCTTGGGATGGAG GAAGAGGACATTGAAAGTCTCTTACAGTATCATGGGTTCTCAATAAAGGTATTTGAGGAGCCTTATATGATGAAGGAAGGCCCATTTCTCAATCGGGATAAGGACTATCCTACCAAGTGTTCTGaacttgtttatttgaaaagGTCAGGGAGtatagttgaggatgttttacCTCCAACGCAAGCCATATCATTACCTGCTGAAGCTGTATCTATCCCTTCTGATGAAAGGGAAAGTTCTGTCTGTACAAGTAATGAAGAAATGGCTGATCTTGAAACCTTTTCATCCTCAACTGATAGCCAACAACGGCAGCCAGTAATCATCTCTCCAACAGTTACCAAACAGAGTCAAAATGACCATCAGGCAGCTGGAGCCTCTAATCCGCCTTGGGGTTTTTCGTTATCCCACAGTTCCCCTAAATCCCAGCTTGCTAAAGTTGAAATTGtagcaaaacaaaattttgatgATCTTTTCAGAAACTCCCTTGAAAGAAACATGCATTTTCAGAAGGAAGCAATGACGCTGCAGGATGTGTCAAAAACAGCTGTCAAAGAGAGATACTCGGATGGCAAAAAGGATTGTGAGGTGGAAAAAATTGGCCCCCCAAGCGTGGTTATTAATCGTTTGGAAGATGCAGAACCTTCAGATATTCATAAAGAAAATACTTATCAAAATGACattcataaagaaaatgatgttAGCACAGTTCCGGCAAATGATCATGCGGAAGAAACTGCTGAGGCAAAACTCAAGTTGTTCTTAAG GTTATGGAAGCGGCGTTGTGCAAAGCGACGGTTGTTCCGCAAACAAATGCAGGTAGCAGCAAGTGCTGCATTAGACTCATTATCATTGGGGCCGCCAATTCAACAGAAAAAGGAG CAACCGAGCAATTTTGGCGAGTTTGACATTGATCATGTTATGCGGGAGAGACATAAAAAGCATGCAGAATCATGGTCAAGACTTAATGTTTCAGATGTCATAGCTGGTACACTGAGCAAAAGAAATCCAGATGCTAAATGCCTATGCTGGAAAATTATTGTATGTTCTCAGATGAACAACCtggaaaaagttaaattggAGCAGAGGAGCCAAGTTGCTTTGCCTGCGGCATGGTTGCTTTCAAAACTCATGCCTTCCAGCAAAAATGAAGATGATAACGATCTGTTGATGTCATCTCCTGGGCTGTCAATATGGAGCAAATGGGTTCCTAGCCGAGATGGTGCATATCAGACCTGCTGCTTGTCTGTTGTCAAGGAAACAGAATTTGATATTCTAGATGAGACAGTATCCGGTGCAAGTGCGGTATTGTTCCTTGTATCTGAAAAGCTCCCATGGAAGCATCAAAGAGTCCGGCTTCAGGACCTTCTAATGTCAATACCTTCTGGTTCTTGCCTGCCCCTTCTGATTTTAAGTTGCTCAAACAAGGAAGAGACTTCAGATTCTTTCTCTATTGTGGCAAATGAATTGGACCTTCATAATATCGACAAGTCAAGGATAAGTAGCTTTCGGGTTGTTTCCCTCATTTTGAATCTCCAGATGGAACACGCAGATGGGTTTTTTAGTGACGAGCAATTAAGGGAAGGACTAAAATGGCTGGCAAGTGAATCACCCCTGCAACCTGCCCTGCATAATTTGAGAACACGAGAACTGGTTCTTTCTCACTTGAATTCTTCATTGGAGGTGCTTGAGAGAAAGAATGATTTTGAAGTGGGTCCTAATAATTGTATCTCTGCCTTCAATGAAGCCCTAGATTGTTCCTTGGGAAAAATCAATGCTACTGCAATCGCAGATCCTATTGGCTGGCCTTGTCCTGAGATTGCTTTGCTGGAGGAGTCTAGTGATGAACGCAGAAGTGTGAAGTGGTACTTACCGAAAATAGGATGGAATTCACTGGGAAAAATTGAACCACTGCTGTGTGCTCTAAGGGACTCTAAACTTCCATCTTTTACTGACGATATATCCTGGTTGGCCAGAGGATCTTATATGGGTAAGGAGATTAAGAACCAGAGATTAATGCTTGAAAATTGCTTGATCAGATACCTGACGCAATCAAGTAAGATGATGAGATATGAGGAGGCAATGAAGGAGGCATCCATAATGCTACAAAAAAGTGCTCGCCTTGAGCTTTATAACTCGAGTTACCGTATTGTTCCAAACTGGGTTATGATTTTCCGCAGAATTTTCAATTGGCGGTTAATGAATTTATCAAGTGGAACCTTCTCCGTGGCCTATGTTTTGGAGTGTCATATAGCTCCTCCTGTTGCGGGAGATGTTGATATGTTGAGGCTTGAAGGGAGTTTAACTTCACCTTATTATACAAGTCATCCATCGCTGGATGAAATAATTGAAGTTGGCTGCAGCCCCTCGTCACCGGGTGGGGGTCAGCCACCGCCAGAGCAGTTACAACCTCTTGCATGGATGCCCTTGCATGGTGAGGTTTGCGAGGCTGCTGAGGATGAAAGGGGTATTAAACAGGATGGCAATTTGGCGATCACCACTGACACGTCTTACAGATTAGACAATACTAGTACTGAAATAATGGTGGGTGGCGAAGCTTCCAAGGAAGCCGAAAATTTAAGCAAGTTACTGGAGCAGTGTGATATAATGCAGAACATGGTAGACAATAAGTtgtctatttatttttga